Sequence from the Thunnus maccoyii chromosome 22, fThuMac1.1, whole genome shotgun sequence genome:
CCACCAGGCCTTGGACCTGTCTGAAGAACTGCCAcctcatcaccatcatcatcatcatcacaataaCCACCACCCGCACCTCCTCCACTCCAACTCACTGGCCTCCACCACCGCTGTGGGTGGGGgcagagaaacaccttcacGTGTGGTCGTACCTCCTCCTTACTCTGCAGCTGAGAGCGGTGGTGGGGGCAGTGAAGCTCCTCTGGAGCTGCGGGGGTCCCTGGACTGCTGGGCCTGCTCAGTGCTGGTGACGGCTCAGAACCTTGTGATCGCTGCGATCAACGCCTGCCTCGCTGGGCTTGTCTTCGGGACCATCCTGACACCAGCCATTGTCATGGTGGTGTTTGGCTTCCTCTGCCACTCTACAGTAAGTAAGATAAGTGAGAGTTTAAACTGcgttcatttattttttctgtaagGCCCTGTGTCATACTCATCTACAACTTGCGAAGAGCCTGctaaaaggcatttttaaatatttgtctaTTCAACTGTGTACACAGCTATTAttttagttatgtttttttctacttctttttttttcttcctatttGTCCTGTGAgtaaatgtacaaaacaaaagtataCTTTTTAGTGCACATACAGAAATACTGCTTGTTGCTGTACTGCAACAACCAACAATACTGATTGCACCCACTGACATAAAAAGCCTAATATACTTCTTGGAAAACTTAAAGTCTTTATTTGAATGATTAGCTGTGATGGTAATGAACCTCTACATCTGAAAGACTTTTGAAACCAGTGCAAGTATTTCTTGTCTCTGAtattcacatttccatttttggTTTGTCTAAGTCTGCTCTTTGGTATGAGaaggaaaatgtgtttacatgttattaagaatgaatatttacacaaatatttgCTACTTCTAAACAAAAGATGAGAGGAACAGTGAGATGACTTCATTCATCCTCTTTGAAAGACCTGAAAGTCTTAATCTCATAACTTTGATCCAAAAATTTGAAATAGTTCTCCTCGGGGCTTAAGGTGGGGTTTGGCTCCATCAGTGATGAGAGGTTTTATAAATCACACAAGTCTGAGTTTCTCTCAGATGTTGAGGAGGTGTGGGGACTGGAGGGGGGCGAATGGTCAGGAGTCTAAGAAGCCAGATGTCAGAGCAGAAAACTTTAAAGACTGCTTGGTAGCGAGTTGGGGATTAAGGGACGCTtcgaaaaaaacaacatataaaaatgCGCAGACTGTGATGAGAAcatctgaaaatataaaaagcaactCAAACCAAACAACCTACTTGACCTATCAGTCAGAAAGCATTAACCTGGACTACCCCAATAAGTCATCATGGTTCAGAGACTTTTAATACATACCAATGGTCAACGCTCTTTTTAATGACTGGAGAGACCAGAATTCTCTCACAATTAGACCTCATGTGACAGCAGCTTAGCGGGGGATTAACCAGGACCtgggaggatggagagaaagggagaaatcaaaaggggggaaaaaaggggtGAGAAAAATagtggagaaagaaaggaaggacaGTTTAGGGTTCCTCGTATAACATTATACATGATACACTTATATACACTAAGTATCTTTGAGGGCATTCTTTTATCAATAGTCAACCAGAAATACAGCAAACACGATGTTTCACATGAGAAAAAACTCCAGCCTTGAAGGGGTTTCTCATCAAAACCTGGCTCAGATCTGGAGCCATACAGCGGGCTTCccaatgtaaaaacaaacatgggCATACTTGTGTAAGTCTTATCTGTTACAAGTCCTTCCCTTGACATTCCCGTGCACCCTCCTATACCCTTaagtggtttttttttattttttttactaccaTGTAATGTAGTTAAAACCATCCCTCTCACTTACTTCCCTGACTACCTCCCTCCTAAATGTTTTGCTTTCCCTCTCCAGCTGACATTTCATGTAAACTCCTATATCAGAAATCAACACGAT
This genomic interval carries:
- the tmem88b gene encoding transmembrane protein 88 b — its product is MSMSGTLEKGAHHQALDLSEELPPHHHHHHHHNNHHPHLLHSNSLASTTAVGGGRETPSRVVVPPPYSAAESGGGGSEAPLELRGSLDCWACSVLVTAQNLVIAAINACLAGLVFGTILTPAIVMVVFGFLCHSTVRPHGTTPYCSDLLSDGGCVALLVVGFLLVTPLLVLALAAYCRLARHLQLGLCFIPYSRAVYKNLPATQHRGLGTGCCGGRDGADGGKGKVWV